A stretch of DNA from Halobacillus litoralis:
GCTTTCCGGGGATTGATGAACAAGGACGTTCGTACAAAGTTCCGCATATGGGATGGAACCAGCTTGAGATCCATCAGCCGGATAAACCTCTGATGACAGACGTAAACGAAGACCAGGTCTATTTCGTCCACTCTTTTGTTGTGAAGACGAATGATCCCTCAATCCTTTATGCGACTTCTGACTATCATATGGAAGTTCCCGCAATCATTGGAAAAGGAAACCTTGTAGCCAGCCAGTTCCACCCGGAAAAAAGTGGGACAGCCGGCATGCAGTTATTAGAGAATTTTTGTAAAGTAATGTGCAAACAGTGAGGAGTTATAACGATGAGCTTTACGATCTATCCAGCGATTGATATGCGTGACGGAAAATGTGTGCGTCTTGAACAAGGTGATTTTGAAAAAGAAACCGTCTATGGGGAGAATCCTTTTGAGGTGGCAAAGGAATTTGCTGAAGCAGGGGCATCATGGATTCATATGGTCGACCTTGATGGAGCGAAGCAAGGTTCCAAGCAAAATGCGGAGCATGTGTTGCGAGTGGCAAAGGAATTGAACTGCCGCGTGCAGATTGGCGGCGGGATCCGATCGGAAGAAGATGTCCGTTTTTACTTGGACGCGGGTGTCGATCGTGTCATTATCGGTTCTCTCGCTGTCCGCGATGTGGAGGCAACCAAACAGCTTCTTTCAAATTATGGAGAACGGATTGCCATCGGTCTGGACGCTCGTGACGGTTTTGTTTCCACAGCCGGATGGCTGGAACAATCCGAAGTGAAGGCTGTGGATTTAGGAAAAGACCTGGCATCCGCGGGAGCGAAAACGTTCATTTATACGGATATCGCGAAAGACGGCATGCTTTCAGGTCCGAATACGAAGGAAATCGTTCGCTTGGCAGAAGAAACGGGAGTGGACGTGATTGCATCTGGAGGCATTAAAGGCTTGGATGATCTTGTCAAGCTGAAAGAATATAAGGATCGGAATGTCGTTGGTTCGATTGTCGGGAAAGCATTGTACACGAACCAATTCTCTTTACAAGAAGCACTTGCTGTGGAGGTGGACTGAATGCTTTCCAAACGAATCATTCCCTGTCTGGATGTGAAAGAAGGCCGTGTCGTTAAAGGTATCCAGTTCGTTGATATCCGCGATGCCGGCGACCCTGTTGAACTTGCGAAAGTGTACGACGAACAAGGGGCGGATGAGCTTGTGTTCCTCGATATCTCCGCCAGTCACGAAGGAAAGAAAACGATGATTGATGTTGTCCGATCCGTAGCCTCTGAACTTGCCATTCCTTTTACAGTCGGCGGTGGGATCAGGACACTTGAAGACATTAAGGAAACGCTGCGGAATGGAGCAGATAAAGTATCTCTGAATTCCTCCGCTGTGAAAAGACCGGCTTTGATCACAGAAGGTGCGGATTATTTTGGAAGTCAGTGCATCGTCGTTGCGATTGATGCGAAGTACGATGAAGAGGCAGCGAACTGGCGTGTTTATACACATGGGGGACGGACACCGACCGATTGGCTCGTGACTGACTGGGCGGAAGAAGCGGTCAAGCTTGGAGCGGGAGAAATTCTGCTTACGTCCATGAATAAAGATGGAGAAAAATCCGGTTTTGACCTGCCTTTATTGAAAGCCGTGCAGCAAGTGGTGAGTGTTCCTGTCATTGCTTCCGGCGGGGCGGGGGCCAGTGAACATTTTTATGACGTATTTACTGAAGTTGAAGCAGATGCCGCGCTTGCCGCTTCCATTTTTCACTATAAAGAAACGTCTGTGCAAAACGTGAAAGCTTATTTAAAGGAAAAAGGAGTGCCTGTCCGATGAATTTAGATGACATTCAATTCGATGAACAAGGTCTCGTTCCAGCGATCGTCCAGGATGCCAAGTCAAAAGCTGTCCTGACTTTAGCCTATATGAACGAAGAATCTTTGAAAAAAACGTTGGAGATCGGTGAAACCGTATTCTACAGCCGATCCCGTCAAGAGTTGTGGCACAAAGGGGAGACTTCCGGGAACACGCAGGAAGTAAGAAGCATCCATTACGATTGTGACCAGGATGCCTTGCTTGTTCAAGTGGTACCCTCTGGCCCAGCGTGCCATAAAGGGGAGTATAGTTGTTTTTCTGAAGAACTGACAGATTCAGAAACTAAGCCCAAAGAAAATCGCTATCAAATTCTGGATGAGCTTCAAACCGTACTGGCTGATCGAAAAGCAACCCTTCCTGAAGGATCTTACACATCCACACTGTTCCGGGAAGGGGTCGACCGGATTGCGAAGAAGATCGGTGAAGAAGCTGGTGAAGTCATCATTGCTGCAAAAAATGATGATCCAGAAGAAATTGCTTTGGAATCCGCGGATCTTTTATTCCATCTCTTATTAATCCTGACTGATCGTCAAGTTCCACTGGATGATGTCTTGGATGTTTTGGAAAAACGTCATTCCTGAATGGATTACATTTTTCTCCTATTTCTCTGTGAGCATTTATGTTATACTGCATAATTAGTGAGATTTGAAACGGAAATAGGGGGACAGTCATGACGACAACACTTAAAGGAACTACAGCACAACAGGATACGAACATTATCCCATTTGTACCTACTGGGTCATTTTATTTTTCCCATGGGATTCAGGCTTTTCAAAAGCGTCGTTTCAGTGCTGCTGTCAAGTGGCTGAAAAAGGCGATTGAAGCTTCTCCCGAGGAACCATTATATCCATGCCAACTTTCTGTCGTTTATACGGAAGTTGGCTCTTATCATGCCGCAAATCAGGTACTGACCGAGGTATTAGCTGAACACGGCAAAGAATACGTCGATTGTTACTATCTGATGGCGAATAATTACGCACACCTCGGTCTTCTTAATGATGCCAAAAAATATGTCGACACCTATTTAGAACAACCGGGAGACGGCGAATTTGAAGAAGCAGCGAAGCAATTGAGAGATATGCTGGATTCATTAGAGGAAGAAGATGAAGACGATGATTGGGCATTTGAGGATGAAGATGAGCTCATCATCTACCAGGAAACAGCCTTTTATCATTTGGAGCACGAGGAGTGGGAGGAAGCCTTAAGTGTTCTCGATGAAATGATGGAGCTATTCCCAGAATTCAAAATCGCCAAACATCGATACGCGTACGCGTTGTTCATGAACGGGGACCGTGACGACGCGATTCAGCTTGAAAAAGAGACCCTGGACGATGAACCGACGAACATTCACTGTGATGTGAATTTGGCTACTTTTTATTTGAAGCAGGGCATGAAGGAAGAAGCGGCTTTTCACATTGAACGGCTCCGCAATGTATTTCCTATGCATGAACAGCAAAAACTAGCCGTAGCTGAAACTCTTGCTAGGGCTGGCCATTACCAGGAAGCGGTTGAACGGTTCAGGTCGCTTCGTGATAAGCAGGTCACTCGCCGGAGAATTTACTACAAGTGGTACAGCATCTCCGTTTATCATACGGGCAATCCCTCTAAAGCGTTGCAGCTATGGGAAGAAGGATGCAAGCAGTTCCCTAAGATGGGGAACGAAGGCGGCCCCTGGGAGCAGGAATAGGTAAAGATGCATTTCTCTCTTCTGTAAGCACATTAATGGACGGTTTTCGTATGATTTACTATGATATGTACAGGAATTGCAACTGAGATTATTCGGATTCATAAGGAGTGAAGATTGATGAGTGAAGATCGCATTTATGATGTCATTATTGCCGGGGCAGGTCCTGCTGGCATGACAGCAGCAGTTTACACCTCCCGAGCTAACTTGGATACGCTGATGATTGAGCGTGGCATTCCAGGTGGTCAAATGGCGAACACGGAAGATGTTGAAAACTATCCGGGCTTTGAAAGCATTCTTGGACCAGACCTTTCCAATAAAATGTTCGATCACGCGAAAAAATTCGGTGCAGAATATGCCTATGGTGACATTAAAGAAGTCGTAGAAGGCAAGGAATACAAGACGGTCAAAGCCGGTAACAAAGAATACAAAGCACGCGCCGTCATCATAACGACAGGTGCTCAATATAAAGAACTTGGTGTGCAGGGTGAAAAAGAACTTGGCGGCCGCGGTGTTTCTTACTGCGCCGTTTGTGATGGAGCATTCTTCCGAGATAAAGAACTCGTCGTTGTAGGCGGTGGAGATTCTGCAGTCGAAGAAGGTGTCTACCTAACACGCTTTGCAAGCAAAGTAACGATTGTTCACCGTCGTGATGAATTACGCGCACAAAAGATTCTTCAGGATCGCGCTTTTGATAACGATAAAATCGACTTCATCTGGGATACTGTCGTCAAATCCATCAACGAGAAAGATGGAAAAGTAGGAAGTGTTACGCTTCACAATAAAAAAACCGATGAAGTATACGACTTTGATACCAATGGTACGTTCATTTATATCGGAATGATTCCATTGTCCACACCGTTCGAAAGCCTAGGCATCACGAATGAACAAGGGTATATCGAAACAGATGAAAACATGGAAACGAGAGTACCGGGCGTATTCGCTGCCGGGGACATCCGTGAAAAAGAATTGCGTCAAATTGTGACAGCAACTGGCGATGGAAGTATCGCCGCACAATCTGCCCAGCACTATATTGAAAATCTTTTAGAGGAATTGAAGGTCGTCAATTAAAAAAAGAAACAGCATTTTAACTCCGGTGTAACACCCATGAAATATTTTCCTGTTACGATGGAAATGATTAATTGACCCCCTTTTAATAGATTAATCTCTATGAGGCACAGGTGCTCGTCATCTGTGTCTTTTTTTTGTTTTAGTCTGTTAAACCGGGATGTTTGAATAGGCAGGATTGTAAGAAGTGAGTTGATTTCGAGATGTATAGGGAGAGGAGCGTGTCGGCGGGGAATGACTCGTTTTTCCAGCCATCGTCCGCTCACACAAAATCTTGAAACTGGGTCATCTCAACGAACCTGTTTAGATTACAAATAAGTTTAAGGAAATAGTTTTCAATCCAGTCTGTGGAACATAATATTGTAGCAACCTGTGAATTCAT
This window harbors:
- the hisA gene encoding 1-(5-phosphoribosyl)-5-[(5-phosphoribosylamino)methylideneamino]imidazole-4-carboxamide isomerase — protein: MSFTIYPAIDMRDGKCVRLEQGDFEKETVYGENPFEVAKEFAEAGASWIHMVDLDGAKQGSKQNAEHVLRVAKELNCRVQIGGGIRSEEDVRFYLDAGVDRVIIGSLAVRDVEATKQLLSNYGERIAIGLDARDGFVSTAGWLEQSEVKAVDLGKDLASAGAKTFIYTDIAKDGMLSGPNTKEIVRLAEETGVDVIASGGIKGLDDLVKLKEYKDRNVVGSIVGKALYTNQFSLQEALAVEVD
- the hisF gene encoding imidazole glycerol phosphate synthase subunit HisF, giving the protein MLSKRIIPCLDVKEGRVVKGIQFVDIRDAGDPVELAKVYDEQGADELVFLDISASHEGKKTMIDVVRSVASELAIPFTVGGGIRTLEDIKETLRNGADKVSLNSSAVKRPALITEGADYFGSQCIVVAIDAKYDEEAANWRVYTHGGRTPTDWLVTDWAEEAVKLGAGEILLTSMNKDGEKSGFDLPLLKAVQQVVSVPVIASGGAGASEHFYDVFTEVEADAALAASIFHYKETSVQNVKAYLKEKGVPVR
- the hisIE gene encoding bifunctional phosphoribosyl-AMP cyclohydrolase/phosphoribosyl-ATP diphosphatase HisIE; translated protein: MNLDDIQFDEQGLVPAIVQDAKSKAVLTLAYMNEESLKKTLEIGETVFYSRSRQELWHKGETSGNTQEVRSIHYDCDQDALLVQVVPSGPACHKGEYSCFSEELTDSETKPKENRYQILDELQTVLADRKATLPEGSYTSTLFREGVDRIAKKIGEEAGEVIIAAKNDDPEEIALESADLLFHLLLILTDRQVPLDDVLDVLEKRHS
- a CDS encoding tetratricopeptide repeat protein, which gives rise to MTTTLKGTTAQQDTNIIPFVPTGSFYFSHGIQAFQKRRFSAAVKWLKKAIEASPEEPLYPCQLSVVYTEVGSYHAANQVLTEVLAEHGKEYVDCYYLMANNYAHLGLLNDAKKYVDTYLEQPGDGEFEEAAKQLRDMLDSLEEEDEDDDWAFEDEDELIIYQETAFYHLEHEEWEEALSVLDEMMELFPEFKIAKHRYAYALFMNGDRDDAIQLEKETLDDEPTNIHCDVNLATFYLKQGMKEEAAFHIERLRNVFPMHEQQKLAVAETLARAGHYQEAVERFRSLRDKQVTRRRIYYKWYSISVYHTGNPSKALQLWEEGCKQFPKMGNEGGPWEQE
- the trxB gene encoding thioredoxin-disulfide reductase produces the protein MSEDRIYDVIIAGAGPAGMTAAVYTSRANLDTLMIERGIPGGQMANTEDVENYPGFESILGPDLSNKMFDHAKKFGAEYAYGDIKEVVEGKEYKTVKAGNKEYKARAVIITTGAQYKELGVQGEKELGGRGVSYCAVCDGAFFRDKELVVVGGGDSAVEEGVYLTRFASKVTIVHRRDELRAQKILQDRAFDNDKIDFIWDTVVKSINEKDGKVGSVTLHNKKTDEVYDFDTNGTFIYIGMIPLSTPFESLGITNEQGYIETDENMETRVPGVFAAGDIREKELRQIVTATGDGSIAAQSAQHYIENLLEELKVVN